The Saprospiraceae bacterium genome includes the window CAACTGGTGACACTTAGCGCACTGTGCCTCAAAGACGACTTTGCCTTTTTCCCATAAACCCTCGCCATTTAAAGTCTCCTGGTAGTCTTTCAAGACAGCGGCTCGATCGCCATTACTGGTCTCCAGCAACTTGGTAGCGCGTCGACGAACAGTCTTGTCATCATTCTTTAAAATTTCAAAAATTTGTTTGGGGCCAATCCCCTGTGCAGCAATTCGTCCAGCTTCCACCTCATCCAAAAAGAGATGCATCCGGTCAGGATAATCCCGAAATGATTCAATCGCTCCTCCCCTGACCTCGGGCGTCAGCTGACTCCAAAGCGCCAACAGAAACCGGGTGTTGTCAAGCCCCTGCAGACTTTCCATGCCTTTAATGGCTGCCAACTGAACCAACGAAGGGGTATTGGGCTGAAGGCTGTTTTTAAATAAGGCCAGGTGCTGGGCAGGATTAATTAAAGTCAACAACTTTATCGCATCTGCCTGGCGTGTAATGGAGGTTTCTGTTTGTTGGATGAGCTGCAAAGCCGAATTAGTGGCAGCAGTCAAACGGCCTTTGTTGGCAGGCAATCCGAGTTGCTTTAGCATTCGGAGTGCGGGCTGCCGAAGGCCAGCTACCTCATCCAAACTAAGACCTAACAATTGATCCAAACTGGCTTCCGGCAGGGCAGCCTGCTGATCGCTATTGCCGATCCCCTGTGCGAGTCCTTCCAGGGTAGCTACCTTGAACGCCTCGTGACTTTTATCCATTCCTAAAACTTCATCGATCACAAAGCTGATTTCATTATTTATCCCTTTTCTACCGATCAGGGCTGCAAGGTTTTTCACAAAGCGAATTCCACCACTATCTTCTTTTCCCTTAAACTGGGCCATTGCCCACTTATACTGGTCTTTTTCCTGTCCAGGAATGGCAGAAAGGGCCGCCAAATGCGTCCAGTCATTATCCAGGTCCTTTAACAAGAGTGTTTCTCGTACCTGCTGTGCCGCCTTACCCTCCACAAAACCAAGGGTACAAAGCAACTGAAAACGCACCCTTGGATCAGGATCATCTTGCATTTTCAGCATTGCTGGAATCAACTCAGGGATGTCGTCCAAATGGTGCTCTGCCAATTGAAGCGCATTTTCCCTTACACCTGGCATCGGATCCTTCATCGCTAAAGCGAGCATTTCGGAATCTAGTTCATCCAAGCCTTCCAAGGTCCACAATCCATGTACCCTTCCCGCCCCTTCGCTTTCCTTAATCAAGGCTTTTATGGCATCTATTGGATCGTTTGCTGCCTCCTCTCCAAATACCAAAAGCTTTTGCGCCGTTTTTCTCCACCAACTATTTTGATGTGACAAATAGGGTACTAAATCAGCCTTCGATTTATTCCCCAGCGCTAGTTTATTCAACCAGTCTATCCCTGCGCTTCCCTTCGGTACGATCCTATAAATCCGCCCTTTATCTGTGCCATCATACAATTGGCCTGATTCGTTGACTTCATCCGACATCCATTCCGGGTGTTCAATAATTTTACGATGGTAATCTATCACATACAAGGCTCCATCCGGGCCGATATAAGTATTCGCTGGCCGAAACCAATTATCTGTTGAGCTCAGAAATTCTCGCCCTTCCTCCAGCCTGTGTGATCTAAAAGTAGGACCAACAGCACTTATTTTATTGGCCTGCACCAAATTGTGAACGGGTTCACATAAGAAAAGTACCTCCTCAAACGCAGTTGGAAATAACCCACCTGTATACCAATTGATACCACAACCTGAAGTAATCACCCCAACATCTGTCAGCAATTGATGCTCCGGCGACTGAGACCGTGGAAACACCTCATTAACAGCAGCATCTGGTAGGTATTGAACCGCTTCAACGGCCAAAAGGCTGGGATTTCGTTCCAGGTAACGGGCTGCAATAACTTCATGCCATAAGGGGTGAAAATTTGAAGTTTCAAAATGATGGCCCCAAGCATCAAAGGCTTGCCCAAATTGAGTACTCCCCGAACACATTTCCAATTGCAATTGATCTGGCCGAAACCGGACATTTCGGTCGCCACCATTTTGGGGCAATTGGGGTGCCTCAGGGTGCTGTGGGAAACGAATGGCAGATCCTTCGTCCCCCAATAAATCTTTGTAGTCTATGGTCGTAAAATAGCCTTCATTAGCAAGGTAAATCCAGTTATCCAGCCCAAATTCCGGATTATTCATATTGTGCTGCGGGTTGGAAAGCGCAAATCCGGTCAATAATACCTCCCGCCTATCGGCTTTACCATCTCCATTGGTATCTTCCAAATAAAGCACATCCGGCGTATCGGTAACGATGAAACCTTTCTTCCAACGCATGATACCCGTAGGCAGTACCAAACTATCTGCAAAGAGAATGCTTTGATCTGGGAGGCCATCATTGTCGGTATCTCGCAATTCCTTAATCCGGCCTTTTTTGCTAAGATCTAAAGGATACCCCGGCATCTCCACAACAAACAAGCGACCATTTTCATCAATTTCCATATCCACCGGATCGACAATCAGTGGCTCGGCAACTACCAGCGAAATTTCGAATCCATCCTGGACTTGAAATCCATCCAACAGCGAGCTATCCTCCTTCGGAAAGTCAGGCAATTGTGTACAACTTGCCCCAATAAAAATAGCGAGTATGATCACCGAAGAAATAGGAAATGGAGGGTGCTGCGAAAAATAGCTTGTTAGGAAAATACGCATGGCTCAACAGTTTATAATCTTTCGATAATAATAACTGTTAAATTTTAAACCACAAAGTCCTGCTATAGAATAACCTACATTTATTTGCGAAGAGTGGCTACTGGATGTTGGGCGAGGCAGTGTGATGAAATCGGAAAGCGGAAAGTGGAAGGTTTCTAAGCACTCCATGGCGATATGACTCAATTCTTGTTCAAAATTAAGTAGGTCACCACACCGAAGGCTCTCTTGTAAGGTTTTTAAATTAGGAAGTAGCGTCTTCTCGACAAAAGAACTTATCTTTAAGCTGGTAGTTGACGCTGTCATTTTTTTTGTTTAAACACCTTAAAGATGCCCAACTTCTTCTACCTTTTTTCTCAATTTTTAGGGATAGATCAAAACTGCACCCAATAAGTGTAAAACCGGTGTATCCACAATAGGGAGGTGTGGATAGACTATTGCTGTGTGCTATGAAAAAGAAAAAACAAAATCATCTTGAAGCGAAATGGGAATAAATGAAATTAAAATTGTTGATGATAAATTGATTTTGCCAAAACGAATTTTAAATACCTTAAAATGGAAATATCCTTTTTACAGAATTCCAAAACTGAAAGAGTATAGTAAAAAAATTATTGATTTTTCAAAAGAGAATAATCAATTACCATTTTTTTCAAAGTTTGATATAAATGGTGATGGTAAAGATGAAGTCATGATAATTCATAAATCAATCATTAGTGGATATGGCAGAATGTTATTAATATCAGAAGAGAAAGGTAAATTCAAATTTGAAAGAATAAAATGGCGCCGTCCAGTAAGTTCATTATTCTTTGACTATCTAATTGATGAAGCAAAACCAAGAGAATACCAAACATTTGGATTCATTGGGCAAGAGAAGAATGAAAAATTAGACAACTCAATGAAATCAAAAAAAATTAAAGTGAAATATTCTCACATTATAACCAAAGGATACTTAACAAGAGTTGTTTATTGGAATGGAGAGAAGTATTGTCAAGAAAGAATAAGTACTTTAAACTTTAAACAACTAAAATAAAAAAAGAGCACAGCACACAACACCCTGTTAGTCGCCCAGCCTCCGCTGGAGCTTCGGCCGATCGTCTAGCGTAACATTAGGCACAAGTAGAAAAAAAAAGAAAATGAGAATCGAAAAATTCATCTGGTTAATTTTAATGGTAACATCAATAGGCTGCACAGGTGAATTAGATACTTGTAAAAAGTACTTTCGAAAAAAGTATTTAAATGCAAACTTGAAACACGAAAAATTATTTGAAGAAAACAAATTAGAAGAAGCAATTGCAATAGCTGAAGAATTTATCGAGCAAGACTCAAATAATTATGTTGCAATAAATTACTACGGTGCATACAAATACAGTTTATGCAAAGAAAATGGATGTACGCTTGAAGAACTAAAAGAAGTTTACGATTTGTACAAAAATCGATGAGGCTATTCAGGATTATCAACTGGCAATTTCGATTTATGACAAAAGATTCGAATCGTATGTAGGACTTGGTCAAATTGAAATAAATAGAAACAATGTTGATTTAGCTTGTCAATATTTCAAGAAAGCGGAAGAATTGAAAGCAGATAATGAAACAGTCAAAAAATGGTTAAACAAATATTGTGAAGAATAAAAAAGAAACCTGTGCCTAATAAATAAGCCTTCAATCGGTCGGCACGCCCCAAATTGAAGTAAATGATAAAAAATAAAAAAGCAAAATGGATTGTAAGGGTGTTATTGCTCGTTGGAACAATAGTTTCAATGTTTTTCGTGCCATGGCTTTTGGTAAAGGCATGGATACTGCCGCTACCAGGCACTGTTCAGGAACAATTAGATGAAGCAATAAGTCATGGATTTGACGGAATGATTGTCTATATAGACCAAGCTGACAGACCACCTCAGTATTACGCTGCTGGCTGGCACAACCGTGAATCCAAGATACCTGCCAAACCTCAAGCCTTATTTAAAATTGCAAGCATCAGTAAGCTATATGATGCCGTGGCTGTAACCAAATTAGTAAGTGATGGAAGGCTTTCCCTGGATAAAACCATCGCTGATTATTTGCCAGAACTTGTTGGAAGAATCGAAAATGCTGATAAAATTACCTTAAGGCTCATGATACAACATAGAAGTGGCATACCAAATTTTACGGATGCTCCGGATTTCTGGGCAGCACCACCTGGGACTTATGAAGAAAGCCTTGCATTGATTCTGGATAAGCCGGCCAACTTTGAACCCGATGAAGACTATGAATATTGCAATACGAATTACCTTTTAATCAATAAGATAATGGATGATGAATTGGGCTATGGTAATTTTCAATTTATTCAGGAAGCGATTTTAACCCCTCTAAACCTGAACAATACTTTCAGTTCACTAAATGAGGTGAATATTGAGGATGTGATGAGTGGTTATCATGTAGGATATCCCCACGATTTAAAGGAAAACAATTATGGCATGCATGCTACAGCAGAAGATGTGGGCACTTTCCTGAGGGCACTGAATGATGGATCTATGTTTGAAGAAGGAGAACAAGAAATATATGCTTCCATTTATGAGTATGAACATGCAGGTTGGGTTCCTGGCTACCAGAGTTTTGCAAAATACCACGAAGACCTTGATGCTGTAGTTGTTGAATTCTACAGCACAACCGATCCCAAACTGTACAATTGGAACTTGTCAGAAATCATAAATAATAGAATAGTTAAGATAATTAGAAAGAAAATTTAAAATAGAAAGTTGTCCGTTCTTGCGAGCCATATCTGTTGACTGAGGTTACAAAAAACCAAGGCACAGGAATTCAACAATTTAATTCATTGTTTTTGGATTAGTACTTTCAAAAAGTGGCTAAGTTCCTCCAAACATAACCCTCTTTTGTTGACATCGACATCCTTAAATCACTAATTTATTCCTGGCCTTGATTTATAAGATTAATGTCTCCTCATTTCGAAGGCAAGATAGAAACACTTACAGAAACGTATTGGGACAAAAAAAGGCTGTTGTTCAAAAATAATTTGTGAATATTCGCGATAATGTTTGACATACTGGCAAAAATCATATTATATTGTTCAATAAAAAACAATATACATGCATGGTTCAAAACTCCTGAAAATTTTAAAAAATCTTTCCGAAGAAGAAATTAGGCGTTTTCACAAGTTTATTCGCTCCCCATATTACTCCTACAAAAAGCATTGCCTCCCCCTATTTGAGTTGCTTAGGAAATACCATCCAGACTACCGCTCCTCAAAACTAAGCAAGGAAAATGCATTTTATACCCTATTCCCAGACATGAAATTCCAATCGCAGAAAATGCGACATGTAATGGCAGATTTAGTCAGTCTGCTAGAAGATTTTCTAATTGCCGAGCACCTACGGGGAGACGAATTTCAACGAAAAAAAAGCTTGCGTGATGCTTATGGAGACCGAGACATGCATGATTTATTTGAAAAAGCAACGGAAGAGGTGAGTCGTACTTTAGAAGAACTACCCTACAGGAATAGTTTTTATCATTATGAATCGATGAAGAACCTGGAAAGTTTTTTCTTCCACTCTTCTACCCAAAAACATTTGGTCAAAGAAGATTACCTGG containing:
- a CDS encoding c-type cytochrome codes for the protein MRIFLTSYFSQHPPFPISSVIILAIFIGASCTQLPDFPKEDSSLLDGFQVQDGFEISLVVAEPLIVDPVDMEIDENGRLFVVEMPGYPLDLSKKGRIKELRDTDNDGLPDQSILFADSLVLPTGIMRWKKGFIVTDTPDVLYLEDTNGDGKADRREVLLTGFALSNPQHNMNNPEFGLDNWIYLANEGYFTTIDYKDLLGDEGSAIRFPQHPEAPQLPQNGGDRNVRFRPDQLQLEMCSGSTQFGQAFDAWGHHFETSNFHPLWHEVIAARYLERNPSLLAVEAVQYLPDAAVNEVFPRSQSPEHQLLTDVGVITSGCGINWYTGGLFPTAFEEVLFLCEPVHNLVQANKISAVGPTFRSHRLEEGREFLSSTDNWFRPANTYIGPDGALYVIDYHRKIIEHPEWMSDEVNESGQLYDGTDKGRIYRIVPKGSAGIDWLNKLALGNKSKADLVPYLSHQNSWWRKTAQKLLVFGEEAANDPIDAIKALIKESEGAGRVHGLWTLEGLDELDSEMLALAMKDPMPGVRENALQLAEHHLDDIPELIPAMLKMQDDPDPRVRFQLLCTLGFVEGKAAQQVRETLLLKDLDNDWTHLAALSAIPGQEKDQYKWAMAQFKGKEDSGGIRFVKNLAALIGRKGINNEISFVIDEVLGMDKSHEAFKVATLEGLAQGIGNSDQQAALPEASLDQLLGLSLDEVAGLRQPALRMLKQLGLPANKGRLTAATNSALQLIQQTETSITRQADAIKLLTLINPAQHLALFKNSLQPNTPSLVQLAAIKGMESLQGLDNTRFLLALWSQLTPEVRGGAIESFRDYPDRMHLFLDEVEAGRIAAQGIGPKQIFEILKNDDKTVRRRATKLLETSNGDRAAVLKDYQETLNGEGLWEKGKVVFEAQCAKCHQLGGEGGYPLGPDLAGIRNRTEASILHDILIPNAAIADGYDVWTVVTTNEETFSGIIASETPSVMTFRFLDTPDKVVSRTTIKSLTSAPVSLMTTGLEQQISKAEMIDLLAYLKNKRDHVE
- a CDS encoding serine hydrolase domain-containing protein, with the translated sequence MIKNKKAKWIVRVLLLVGTIVSMFFVPWLLVKAWILPLPGTVQEQLDEAISHGFDGMIVYIDQADRPPQYYAAGWHNRESKIPAKPQALFKIASISKLYDAVAVTKLVSDGRLSLDKTIADYLPELVGRIENADKITLRLMIQHRSGIPNFTDAPDFWAAPPGTYEESLALILDKPANFEPDEDYEYCNTNYLLINKIMDDELGYGNFQFIQEAILTPLNLNNTFSSLNEVNIEDVMSGYHVGYPHDLKENNYGMHATAEDVGTFLRALNDGSMFEEGEQEIYASIYEYEHAGWVPGYQSFAKYHEDLDAVVVEFYSTTDPKLYNWNLSEIINNRIVKIIRKKI